Genomic DNA from Paenibacillus donghaensis:
TGAGGAGTCCGCACCAATCATTAACTATGTCATTGTCTATGTGCTGCTGATTCTATTCTTCATGTCTACCTTTATGACAGGGAATATGATTGCTGCAGAGGTCACTTCTGAGAAGAGTTCGCGGATTATGGAAATTCTTATCACGAGCGCATCACCGCTGGCGCAGATGTTCGGTAAGGTTATAGGCATTTTTCTGGTCGGTATGCTTCAGATCGCAGTGATCGCACTGACCGTAGCAGCTAACCTTATGTTGCCGCATAATTCCACAATTCTGACTGATTTCAATATCGACCTGAGCCAGATGAATATGAGTCTGCTGATATATGGTTTGGTGCTATATGTGCTTGGTTATTTCTTGTATGCCCTACTGTACGCTGCTGTTGGTTCCATTGTCAGCCGGACCGAGGATCTGGGCCAGGCGATCATGCCGATTATGATGCTTGGTTTCGCCGCTTTCTATATTCCGCTGTTGAGCATTTCCAGTCCAGATACCATGCTGGTCAAAGTAGCCAGCTTCGTTCCGTTCACTTCGCCGCTGACGATGCTGCTGCGCATTGGTGTGGGGGATGTGGCCTTCTGGGAGATCCTGCTGTCGCTGGGGCTGTTGCTGGTTACGATCTTCTGCTTCGGCTGGCTGGCCGCCAAGATCTACCGTACCGGCGTGCTAATGTATGGCAAACGCCCTACCATTAAGGAACTGAGAAAAGCGATGAAAGCTTACAAGATATAGAAATCATATATCTCATAAGAGGAGTAGATTACGGTGAGTAAAAAAAATCAAAATATGATGTTTCTTGGAATATGCGCTTTGAATATGATTTTGTTCGGTATCCTTATGGATACGAATGGATCCACTGTACGTGATTACTTTCAGGGATTCGTGGTCGGCATCAATGGAGTGGCCTTCTTCTTAACCCTGTGGAGTCTGGCGAAGGAACGTAAGAGAGCATAACGGGCAAGAAAGCTACAGAACAGCCGCGGCGGATGCCGCGGCTGTTTCTGGTAGAGATCAAATAAGGAGAAATATCATGATAATTGATCTATCCCATATCGTTCAAGACGGCACGCCACCGTATCCAGGCGACACTGAGACCCTCATGGTTTACAGTAAAAGGATACACAAGGATTATTATAATAATGGCATCTTTCGCAGCAAAAATCGGTAGGTAAGCCTTGATGTAGCTGGGCAAGACGAGGTCCAATACTCAGCTTGTTCGCACCGAAAGTTGAGTATGCTAAGAGTGAGAAAAGTCCGTGTAGAGATTTCTATCTAAGTTAATAATCTCATCACATGTATCTTTTATGGCACTATCATGTGATACAATTATAATAATTTTATTTTTTTTGATTTCAGTAATGTGATCAATAAAAGTTTTTCTACTAAGAGCATCAAGAGATGCTGTGGGTTCGTCAAATATCATTACATCCGGATTCTTTAACATTTGCCTGACAATCGATATTTTTTGCTTTTCACCACCAGACAAGTTGGTCGTATTTTCATTCATATTGCTATTAATTCCATTAGGGAGCCTTTCTATAAAATCATTCAAATAAAATTGACTTATTAAAAGCTCCATATTTTCATGATTCATATTATCTAATAATATATTTTTTGCCACAGTATCATATAAAAGTATGGGATTTTGTTCTGTGACACCAATCTTATTAAGTCTAATTGAACTCATATTAAGATTCTTAATATCTTCATTATTGAATAAAATAGAACCGCCATGTTCATTTATGTAAAGACCTAAAATTAAACTTAACAATGTACTTTTCCCCGAACCATTCTCTCCTGCTAAACAATATATTTTTCCTTTTTCAAATACAAATGAACTTTTTTCAAAAATAGTATTTTGTTTATAGGCAAATGTAACATCCCTAAATTCAATTGAATCAATTTGTTCCATAACTTTTTCACCGTCTTCAATAATCGGTATAGATAAAATTTCTTGAAGCCTCATGTAAGATACTAATATTTCCTGATAATTTTTGCTTAAATTGAAAAAGAATCTTGTTGAACTTATGAGCATATTGAAATAATTTATTAGTATTGTAAAAAAGCCAATAGTAAGATTGCCTTTCACAACTTCTATTCCGCCAACTATGAATATCGATATTTGAGCAAATGTTGACATAATGTTATCGAAACTTGAAAATATATACGATATTTTCTGATAAGAATATACTTTAGGAAGGAATTGGTCGAAAGCATGTTTCAATTTCTCGTAAAAATAACCATTATATGAATGGGTTTTTATAAAACGGACATTCTTCAATTGTTCATTGTAGCTTGAAAAGAAGTGACTTTGAGATTCTTTATATTCCATTGTTTTAGTGTATAATGGATTTTTTAAAATTTTGTATAATAATGTATATATTATTATGAGAAATAAGAAAACAATAGCAATTTTAACATTCGATTTTATCAAGACTAAAAAAGTAACTAGAAATATACTCGAATTCACTATGATGGAGCCAATTATACTAATACTAAAAGTTATAATTTCATTAGAATCATTATTTATTCTTTGATTTAGGTAAGCTACATCACTATTCTCAATAAATGAAATTGGTAATGATTTCACATGTTCGATAACCATAACATTTAACTCGAATGATGCATTAGTTTGAATTTTTATCAATAATTTATTAACTAAATAACCTACTACTACACTTATTAATGATAATGAAAATAGTATAAAACAATAGTAAAATAACTCTTCCAATGAACCGCCGATTATAAGAGTGTCAACAAGTTTTCCACTAAACAGTGGTAACACAAGTGATGATAGACTTGTAACAATAACAAGAGTTACATAAACAATTAACAATAAACGATGCTTGAATATATATAGCTTACAAAAATTGAAAACTTTCATATATTATAATCCCCGCTTTTGAGACGTCATTTGTCTAAATACTAAAACAAGTAAAAGGTGAAAACGGAGCGTAGTTTCCACCGATTTCACCCACTATTGATGCAGAAATATTTCCTTATGTTACAGCATGTACCTTTGGGTCCAATGTATCATCCACATATCTTAAAATTTGTTTTTCAAGAACTCCCTTTATCTTGAAGCACCCCTTTGAGTGGTAGCTTCCTGTCTCATTATAACTGACAACTCCACAGCCCCCACCACAGGACGGTAAATAAGCACACTGTTTACAGTCAACATTGTCTAATGGATTTTTAGACATCCAATCAAAAAACGCATATTTAATATTTTCCAATATTCCTTCTTCATTTATCTGTCCAATCATATGCTTTTCATCACCAGCATGCTCCCAACATTTATACACATCACAATTTGGAGTGACAGTATATTGATTGTCGCCATAAAGTCCACAATACAACCATTTTTGACTTGGTCTAACAAAATTTTTGAATCCTTGCTTTTCAGCAGCAATCCATAATTTTTCAAGCAC
This window encodes:
- a CDS encoding ABC transporter permease — its product is MNKMGTIIGFTFKNKVRTKSFLVTTLILVLLITVGMNIPYLIKVFQGDDASSNGIQIGVIAEENNALAGLLKAYVQPETDELEQVTVNTYPSVEDAGLKKALDEETIEGYIAFAEPAGEGIPPVTYYSNDGEMNGSVRIFLQNALQQANTQLIVGDKLTQEQVAAMFAPVQIGTQQLQTDGTDNGATAEESAPIINYVIVYVLLILFFMSTFMTGNMIAAEVTSEKSSRIMEILITSASPLAQMFGKVIGIFLVGMLQIAVIALTVAANLMLPHNSTILTDFNIDLSQMNMSLLIYGLVLYVLGYFLYALLYAAVGSIVSRTEDLGQAIMPIMMLGFAAFYIPLLSISSPDTMLVKVASFVPFTSPLTMLLRIGVGDVAFWEILLSLGLLLVTIFCFGWLAAKIYRTGVLMYGKRPTIKELRKAMKAYKI
- a CDS encoding ABC transporter ATP-binding protein; the protein is MKVFNFCKLYIFKHRLLLIVYVTLVIVTSLSSLVLPLFSGKLVDTLIIGGSLEELFYYCFILFSLSLISVVVGYLVNKLLIKIQTNASFELNVMVIEHVKSLPISFIENSDVAYLNQRINNDSNEIITFSISIIGSIIVNSSIFLVTFLVLIKSNVKIAIVFLFLIIIYTLLYKILKNPLYTKTMEYKESQSHFFSSYNEQLKNVRFIKTHSYNGYFYEKLKHAFDQFLPKVYSYQKISYIFSSFDNIMSTFAQISIFIVGGIEVVKGNLTIGFFTILINYFNMLISSTRFFFNLSKNYQEILVSYMRLQEILSIPIIEDGEKVMEQIDSIEFRDVTFAYKQNTIFEKSSFVFEKGKIYCLAGENGSGKSTLLSLILGLYINEHGGSILFNNEDIKNLNMSSIRLNKIGVTEQNPILLYDTVAKNILLDNMNHENMELLISQFYLNDFIERLPNGINSNMNENTTNLSGGEKQKISIVRQMLKNPDVMIFDEPTASLDALSRKTFIDHITEIKKNKIIIIVSHDSAIKDTCDEIINLDRNLYTDFSHS